From Sulfuracidifex tepidarius, one genomic window encodes:
- a CDS encoding APC family permease produces the protein MENADRSTGRSDTKKLKRTLSFKDLFFLSIGGQGPFISLIAFGTVMLSIAGKFAVISMMTATIIVLLNGLVIYFLSRRFSSGGGYYTYGLYGLSQRMGFETGWMYVVYSLSYGGSLMLGSGYIFNLVTGLSPLYSILIIIVVAGALVVGGVNVSSKFAEVFAGAELIILGLIAFYLLYLSDFKLYDPFFSASLNDFSSIWLGALYGLGIPTGYGSITPLTDEVKDAKKTVGRVAISAILTGGLLATFFFYSLDDIGFEGNLTQFLVLKFGLMGEILISLVAISDGILGGISFLTATSRVIYNMSKDGFLHRTLSLVRRNKPIISEISSIIGIFLLVIIPTYLSGIYEALGYVGAISGIFNLFIHMSSNVSLLRISSKRFKLRKLVEVGIGGIAVILSTYLLLNSLSQVQPYVVYAFLGWMVLGFFYLESLDIIRKSPEEKE, from the coding sequence ATGGAAAATGCTGACAGGAGCACAGGGAGGTCTGATACTAAAAAGTTGAAAAGGACGTTATCATTCAAGGACTTGTTTTTTCTGTCCATCGGTGGTCAAGGTCCCTTCATCTCCCTGATAGCGTTTGGTACTGTGATGCTTTCTATAGCGGGGAAATTCGCGGTGATTTCAATGATGACTGCGACAATCATAGTCCTTTTAAATGGTTTAGTAATCTACTTTCTGTCTAGGCGATTTTCATCAGGAGGAGGTTATTACACATACGGACTTTACGGGCTCTCTCAACGTATGGGCTTCGAAACAGGTTGGATGTACGTAGTTTATTCTTTAAGTTACGGAGGTTCGCTGATGCTTGGAAGCGGGTATATTTTCAATCTTGTGACTGGTTTATCCCCATTGTATTCTATACTTATTATCATCGTAGTAGCAGGAGCCCTTGTTGTCGGAGGAGTAAACGTTTCCTCTAAGTTCGCTGAGGTATTCGCTGGAGCAGAGCTCATCATATTAGGGCTGATAGCTTTCTATTTGCTATACCTTTCTGATTTCAAGTTATACGATCCCTTCTTTTCTGCGTCATTAAATGACTTTTCTTCTATATGGCTAGGTGCATTATACGGTCTTGGAATACCTACGGGCTACGGTTCAATAACTCCTCTAACGGATGAGGTGAAGGACGCCAAAAAAACTGTAGGTAGGGTAGCAATATCAGCCATACTCACTGGGGGTCTCTTAGCAACATTCTTCTTTTATTCGCTAGATGATATAGGATTTGAGGGCAACTTAACACAATTTCTTGTACTGAAGTTCGGTCTCATGGGGGAAATTCTCATCTCATTAGTTGCCATCTCAGACGGAATTTTAGGTGGTATCTCGTTTCTCACTGCTACATCACGTGTAATTTATAACATGTCTAAAGACGGTTTCCTTCATAGGACGCTCTCCTTAGTTAGAAGAAATAAGCCTATTATATCCGAGATAAGTTCTATAATAGGAATATTTTTACTGGTTATTATTCCTACATATTTAAGCGGAATATATGAAGCATTAGGTTACGTCGGTGCAATTTCAGGTATCTTCAATTTATTCATTCATATGTCATCTAATGTTTCATTGTTAAGAATTTCTTCTAAGCGTTTCAAGCTTAGAAAGTTAGTAGAAGTGGGGATTGGAGGAATAGCAGTAATCCTGTCTACCTATCTTCTTCTGAACAGTTTATCACAAGTGCAACCTTATGTGGTTTATGCTTTTTTAGGATGGATGGTTCTGGGATTTTTCTACCTAGAGAGTCTTGATATTATAAGAAAAAGTCCAGAAGAAAAAGAATAA
- a CDS encoding purine-nucleoside phosphorylase, whose translation MAIILAGKEGKIGDKAIIVGNLERMKTVTSLLSNAESVNEFAGYYTYTGTYRDQKVTVTFHGIGNSSLSLIVNDLGSLGAKTIVRFGSATGISEKADAGTVVIPTGYSFNIGGFALQELGELVNFAAVGDVSLIHDLSDRLNKSGIKSVTGAMFTSDSIHSHDEKMFQKWKSLNHLAIDLEGAGLYFEGVRLGINVASVHLIYRNVVTKNSMNKEDISKSEKEIAKVILDTITS comes from the coding sequence ATGGCGATAATCTTAGCAGGCAAGGAAGGAAAGATAGGAGATAAAGCAATAATAGTGGGTAATTTGGAAAGAATGAAGACTGTAACTTCACTTTTATCTAACGCAGAGTCCGTTAACGAATTCGCTGGATACTATACTTACACTGGTACCTACAGAGACCAAAAAGTCACAGTTACTTTCCATGGCATAGGAAATTCTTCATTATCTCTTATAGTTAATGACCTAGGCAGTCTAGGGGCTAAGACAATAGTTAGATTCGGTTCCGCTACTGGTATAAGCGAGAAGGCAGACGCGGGAACAGTTGTAATACCAACAGGCTACTCGTTTAACATAGGAGGCTTTGCATTGCAAGAATTAGGAGAATTAGTCAACTTCGCTGCGGTAGGTGATGTAAGTTTAATTCATGATCTTAGCGATAGACTAAACAAATCTGGTATTAAGTCAGTGACTGGTGCTATGTTTACTAGCGATTCAATCCACTCTCATGACGAGAAGATGTTCCAGAAATGGAAGTCCTTAAACCATCTTGCAATAGATCTAGAAGGTGCTGGACTGTATTTTGAGGGAGTAAGACTCGGTATCAATGTGGCTTCTGTCCATCTTATTTACAGAAACGTGGTAACGAAGAACTCGATGAACAAGGAGGATATAAGTAAATCCGAGAAGGAGATAGCTAAGGTAATTCTAGACACGATAACTAGTTAG